The Streptomyces sp. NBC_00576 genome contains the following window.
GTGGGGGTCAGCGGCGGCGGCGGTGTAGGGCGATTGCTGCTGCGGTGCCGCCGGCCACTGCTCCTACGCCTGCTGCCGCCGGGATGCCGACCTTCGCCGCCTTGCGGCCGGTGCGGTAGTCCCGTAGGCGCCAGTCCAGTTGGCGGGCGTGTTTGCGGAGCTTGGTGTCCGGGTTGATCGCGTAGGGGTGGCCCACCAGGGACAGCATCGGGATGTCGTTGTGCGAGTCGCTGTATGCCGCGCAGCGGGAGAGGCTCAGGCCTTCCGCTGTGGCGAGGGCGCGGACCGCTTCCGCTTTCGCCGGGCCGTGCAGGGGTTCCCCCACCAGCTTGCCCGTGTATACGCCGTCCACCGACTCCGCGACCGTGCCCAGGGCGCCCGTCAGGCCCAGGCGGCGGGCGATGACCGTGGCGATCTCCACCGGGGCCGCCGTTACCAGCCACACCTTCTGGCCCGCATCCAGGTGCGCCTGGGCCAGCGCGCGCGTGCCCGGCCAGATGCGTTCGGCCATGTACTCGTCGTAGATCTCCTCGCCGATCGACATCAGCTCGGCGACGCGGTGGCCCTTGACGATGGAGAGGGCGGAGTCCCGGGCGTCCTGCATGTGCTCGGGGTCCTCGATGCCGGCCAGCCTGAACCACGCCTGCTGCCAGGCGAATCGGTAGAGATCGCGGGTCTCGAAGAACTTCCGCTTGTACAGGCCCCGGCCGAAGTGGAAGATCGCGGCGCCTTGCATCACGGTGTTGTCGAGGTCGAAGAAGGCAGCGGCCTTGTCGTCACCGAGGACGGGGAAAGCCGGTTCCTCCTCGGTGCCGGGCGGGACCGGCGCATGCGTCAGTTCCTCCAGCTCCTGGGAGGATTTGCGCGCTGCCTCCGCCGAGGCCTCGCCTGCCAACACGCTCCGCGCCGTGGCGGAGCGCCTACGGGGAGTGAGCCATCCGAGAGCGGCCATGGCGTGAGCATAGCCAGTTTGTTCGGTGCTTCCGGAGTCGAGAGGTTTGGAGGTTGTGAACTCTCCGCGACCGCACAGTTAAAGAACTGGATCCGCCGCTCCCCTGCGGGCCCGGATGCCTTCCCGGCGGTCGCGGGACAATGGCTGTATGAGTCCTCTGTTTCGGCGCGTCGACCGCCGTACGCCCCAGTCTCGGCTCGTCACTCTCATCCGGAAGCCCGGTTGTCATTTGTGTGATGACGCACAAGGAGTTGTCGAGAAGGTGTGCGCCGATCTTGGGGTGCCCTGGGAACAGAAGGACATCACTCAGGACGAAGAACTCAACCGTGAGTACTGGGAACAGATCCCTGTCGTGCTCATCGACGGCGCCCAGCACACCTTCTGGCGTGTCAGCGAAGAACGTCTTCGCAAAGCCCTCACATAGATTCCCGATCGATTACCGAGTGGTCGAGTTCTGACCAAGTGCTGACCGAGCAGTCCAAGTGGTCCGGAAAGTCGCTTAGGATCGAGGGCGGTTCAGATCTCGGGGGCGGGATTCATGAGGAGTGTGTGCGGTTTTGCCCCCGAACGGTGCCTGTGACGGCGAGGGACGGCGGTGCTTGTGCGCCGGTTCCATACGTGTGCGCCGGGGGTGCGTGACCCCGGTCACGTTGGCCGGGCAAATCGGACACCATCTTTGTGCACGCGTTCACAAAGACATAGCCTGCATTCGACGGGGCGGTCCAGGAACGTGTGACCGCCTGCAGCCCCGCGCTACCCGCAGGAGCACCGTGGCAACTGGCCGAACTCACCGACCGGCGACCCGCAGCCGAGGGATTCCCGAGGCCACCGTCGCCAGGCTTCCGCTGTACCTCCGTGCGCTGACCGGACTGTCGGAGCGCTCGGTACCCACGGTCTCCTCCGAGGAACTGGCCGCCGCCGCGGGCGTCAACTCCGCGAAGCTGCGTAAGGACTTCTCCTACCTGGGCTCGTACGGAACGCGTGGCGTCGGCTACGACGTCGAGTATCTCGTTTACCAGATCTCCCGTGAGCTGGGGCTCACCCAGGACTGGCCGGTAGTGATCGTCGGCATCGGTAATCTCGGCGCCGCCCTCGCGAACTACGGCGGCTTCGCCTCCCGTGGATTCCGGGTGGCCGCCCTCATCGACGCAGATCCCACCATGGCGGGAAAGCCGGTCGCCGGTATTCCGGTGCAGCACTCGGATGATCTGGAAAGGATCATCGCGGACAACGGCGTGTCCATTGGCGTTATCGCCACCCCCGCCGGTGCCGCTCAGCCCGTGTGTGATCGGCTCGTCGCCGCGGGCGTCACGTCCATTCTGAACTTCGCGCCCACCGTCCTGACCGTTCCGGACGGTGTCGACGTACGCAAGGTCGATCTCTCCATCGAGCTGCAGATCCTCGCTTTCCACGAGCAGCGCAAGGCGGGCGAGGAGGCCGACGCCGCGGCTGCCGCCGCCGACGCCGCCGCTGCGGCCGGCACCGCAGCCAGGGCCGCGGCCAAGAGGCAGGGCGCTCGTACCGGCAACGGTGGTCGTGGCAGTGGCAGTGGCAATGGGCCTGACGGGGACGTTCCCGCCGTGATGCCGGCATGAGTCTCCTCGTCGTCGGGCTGAGCCACCGCAGTGCTCCCGTCAGCGTCCTTGAGCGGGCCGCGCTGTCCCAGGACGCGCAGATCAAGTTGCTTCAGGACACCGTCGCCGCCGAGCCGGCCACCGAGGCCGCGCTGCTCGCCACCTGCAACCGCATCGAGCTGTACGCGGATGTGGACAAGTTCCACGCGGGTGTCGCCGAGCTGTCCACGCTGCTCGCCCAGCACAGCGGGGTGGGGCTGGACGAACTCACTCCGTATCTGTACGTGCACTACGAGGACCGGGCTGTCCACCACCTGTTCTCCGTCGCCTGCGGGCTCGACTCCATGGTCGTCGGCGAGGGGCAGGTCCTCGGGCAGATCAAGGACTCGCTCGCCCTCGCGCAGGATCTGCACTCCGCCGGCCGACTGCTGAACGACCTGTTCCAGCAGGGGCTGCGGGTCGGCAAGCGCGCCCACTCCGAGACCGGCATCGACCGGGCCGGACAGTCTCTGGTCACCTTCGGGCTCCAGCAGCTGGCTGGGGGGAGGGGGGCCGGGGTTTCGGTGGCTTCGGTGGAATCCTGGGCCGTGGGCAAGAAAGCCCTGGTCATCGGCGCCGGGTCCATGTCCTCGCTGGCCGCCGCCACGCTCGCGCGGCTCGGGGTCGCCGAGATCGTCATCGCCAACCGCACACCGGATCGTGCCGAGCGGCTCGCGCAGATCATCAACGAGAACAGCGAGAACAGCGAATACGGAGAGGGCAGTCAGTACGAGGGTTTCGACGGCTACGCGGGCGGCGCCACGTCCGTGTCCGCCCGCGCGGTTCCGATGGAATCGGTGCCCTTCGAGCTGACACGTGCCGATATAGCCGTTTCCTGTACCGGTGCGACCGGGCTCGTCCTCACCGCCGAGATCATCGCGGCGGCCGTCGAGGGTCGCGTGCCGGCGGACGAGGCCGGGCTGTCCCCTCGTACGACGGCGAAAGGTGACATATGGACGGCCCTGCCGCCCACCAGCCTCGGCACCGAGGACGGCTGTCCGCTGGACCTGTCCGCAGGGCAGGCCGGCCAGGCCGTGCAGGAGTCGGCCGGGTTCTCGGTGATGGGCGAGGCCGCCGTCGCCGGGATGGACGCGGCGACGCTGGAGCAGCACGCGGCCTGGGTGGACAACGGCACCGTCGGCCGGCGGGACGCGGCGCGTCGTACGCCCGACGACGACCGTGAACTGATCGCAGCGCTCGCCCTGACCGTGGCCGCCCTCGGGCGGATTCCCGAGCGGCGGCGTCCGGAGGCGCTGGTCGGTGTGGACCGGCCCCCGGCCGTGCTCTCGCTGCTCGACCTCGCGATGCCCCGGGACGTCGACGCCGCCGCGCACCGGCTGGCCGGCGTGCGACTGGTGGACATCGAGTCGCTGGCCGAGGCCTCGGCGGACGCTCCGATGGCGGCAGACGTCGACCAGGTCCGGCGGATCGTCGCCGACGAGGTCGCGGCCTTCGGCGCCGCCCTGCGCGCCGCGCACATCACGCCCACCGTCGTCGCGCTGCGCGCCATGGCCGCCGATGTGGTCGCCGGTGAGATCGCCAGGCTCGACGGGCGGCTGCCCGGGCTCGACGACAAGCACCGTGCCGAGATCACGCAGACCGTGCGGCGCGTGGTCGACAAACTGCTGCACGCGCCGACCGTACGGGTCAAGCAGCTCGCGGCCGAACCCGGCGGCGCCGGGTACGCGGACGCGCTGCGCACCCTGTTCGACCTCGACCAGGAGACGGTCACCTCCGTGTCCCGGGCGGACCGGGCGGACCAGGCCGACCGGGACACTGACCATTCTGAGCAGAACGCCGAGAACCGAGGGCGAGCATGAGTGAGCCAGCACAAGGGGCGCTGAGACTTGGGACCAGGCGGAGTCAACTCGCCCTGGCCCAGTCCCGGCAGGTCGCGGACGCCGTGAGACGGCAGACCGGACGGCCCGTCGAGCTCGTCGAGATCACGACGTACGGCGATGTGTCCCGCGAGGACCTCGCCCAGATCGGCGGCACGGGCGTCTTCGTGACCGCTCTGCGGGAGGCGTTGCTGCGCGGGGAGGTCGACTTCGCGGTGCACTCGCTGAAGGACCTGCCGACCGCGCAGCCCGACGACCTGGTGCTGGCCGCCGTACCGGAGCGCGAGGATCCGCGTGACGTACTGGTGGCGCGTGACGACCTCAAGTTCACCGACCTGCCGCCCGGCGCGCGGGTCGGGACGGGTTCTACCCGGCGCACGGCCCAGCTGAACTCGTACGCGCGTGCCCATGGGCTGAGCGTCGAGGTCGTTCCGGTCCGGGGGAACGTCGACACCCGGATCGGGTTCGTGCGCAGCGGTGAGCTGGATGCTGTTGTCCTGGCCGCGGCCGGGCTCAACCGGATCGGGCGCGCCGACGAAGTGACCGACTTCCTGTCGGTCGACATAGTTCTGCCTGCCCCTGGCCAAGGGGCCCTGGCGATCGAGTGCAGAGCGGGGAACACCT
Protein-coding sequences here:
- a CDS encoding HAD family hydrolase, with the translated sequence MAALGWLTPRRRSATARSVLAGEASAEAARKSSQELEELTHAPVPPGTEEEPAFPVLGDDKAAAFFDLDNTVMQGAAIFHFGRGLYKRKFFETRDLYRFAWQQAWFRLAGIEDPEHMQDARDSALSIVKGHRVAELMSIGEEIYDEYMAERIWPGTRALAQAHLDAGQKVWLVTAAPVEIATVIARRLGLTGALGTVAESVDGVYTGKLVGEPLHGPAKAEAVRALATAEGLSLSRCAAYSDSHNDIPMLSLVGHPYAINPDTKLRKHARQLDWRLRDYRTGRKAAKVGIPAAAGVGAVAGGTAAAIALHRRRR
- a CDS encoding glutaredoxin family protein, encoding MSPLFRRVDRRTPQSRLVTLIRKPGCHLCDDAQGVVEKVCADLGVPWEQKDITQDEELNREYWEQIPVVLIDGAQHTFWRVSEERLRKALT
- a CDS encoding redox-sensing transcriptional repressor Rex; the encoded protein is MATGRTHRPATRSRGIPEATVARLPLYLRALTGLSERSVPTVSSEELAAAAGVNSAKLRKDFSYLGSYGTRGVGYDVEYLVYQISRELGLTQDWPVVIVGIGNLGAALANYGGFASRGFRVAALIDADPTMAGKPVAGIPVQHSDDLERIIADNGVSIGVIATPAGAAQPVCDRLVAAGVTSILNFAPTVLTVPDGVDVRKVDLSIELQILAFHEQRKAGEEADAAAAAADAAAAAGTAARAAAKRQGARTGNGGRGSGSGNGPDGDVPAVMPA
- a CDS encoding glutamyl-tRNA reductase, with translation MSLLVVGLSHRSAPVSVLERAALSQDAQIKLLQDTVAAEPATEAALLATCNRIELYADVDKFHAGVAELSTLLAQHSGVGLDELTPYLYVHYEDRAVHHLFSVACGLDSMVVGEGQVLGQIKDSLALAQDLHSAGRLLNDLFQQGLRVGKRAHSETGIDRAGQSLVTFGLQQLAGGRGAGVSVASVESWAVGKKALVIGAGSMSSLAAATLARLGVAEIVIANRTPDRAERLAQIINENSENSEYGEGSQYEGFDGYAGGATSVSARAVPMESVPFELTRADIAVSCTGATGLVLTAEIIAAAVEGRVPADEAGLSPRTTAKGDIWTALPPTSLGTEDGCPLDLSAGQAGQAVQESAGFSVMGEAAVAGMDAATLEQHAAWVDNGTVGRRDAARRTPDDDRELIAALALTVAALGRIPERRRPEALVGVDRPPAVLSLLDLAMPRDVDAAAHRLAGVRLVDIESLAEASADAPMAADVDQVRRIVADEVAAFGAALRAAHITPTVVALRAMAADVVAGEIARLDGRLPGLDDKHRAEITQTVRRVVDKLLHAPTVRVKQLAAEPGGAGYADALRTLFDLDQETVTSVSRADRADQADRDTDHSEQNAENRGRA
- the hemC gene encoding hydroxymethylbilane synthase yields the protein MSEPAQGALRLGTRRSQLALAQSRQVADAVRRQTGRPVELVEITTYGDVSREDLAQIGGTGVFVTALREALLRGEVDFAVHSLKDLPTAQPDDLVLAAVPEREDPRDVLVARDDLKFTDLPPGARVGTGSTRRTAQLNSYARAHGLSVEVVPVRGNVDTRIGFVRSGELDAVVLAAAGLNRIGRADEVTDFLSVDIVLPAPGQGALAIECRAGNTSHDSDLIAALGELDDPDTRAAVTAERSLLAALEAGCSAPVGALADLLADGQIVKEMRLRGVVGTTDGSTLVQLSTTGPVPETYDQAMALGRELAAEMLAKGAAGLMGERAQ